Genomic window (Corynebacterium simulans):
AGGGCGCAGGCGACATCGAAGTGGTGGGCGAGGCCAGCAATGGGCGCGATGGCGTGCAGCTGATTACGCAACAACGCCCGGATATTGTGCTGATGGATATCCGTATGCCGGTCATGGACGGGATTGAGGCGGTGGCGCAGCTGAAGACAGCCGTGCCCGATATTCCTGTGGTGATGCTGACGGCCTTCGATACCGACGAATTCATCGTCGATTCCTTGCACGCGGGAGCGATGGGGTTTCTGTTGAAGGCCACGGGGCCTGAGGCATTAGTCGCCTCAGTGCGGGCGGCTGCGCAGGGCCAGCAGCTGCTTAGCCCAAAAGCGCTGCAGAACCTGCTGGCGATTCCGCATGCTCAGCCGCAAGAGCCGCTCGTCCTGGCGGATTTGAGTGCGCGCGAAAACGAGGTGGCGCAGCTGGTTGCGAAGGGGCTGGACAATAATG
Coding sequences:
- a CDS encoding response regulator, translated to MISAVLVDDEELLRRGIRLILEGAGDIEVVGEASNGRDGVQLITQQRPDIVLMDIRMPVMDGIEAVAQLKTAVPDIPVVMLTAFDTDEFIVDSLHAGAMGFLLKATGPEALVASVRAAAQGQQLLSPKALQNLLAIPHAQPQEPLVLADLSARENEVAQLVAKGLDNNEIAEQLYVSVATVKTHIKHILEKIGGTNRVHIAIAVLEQR